In bacterium, the DNA window AGCCGTCCACGAAATCGTCACGTTGGCGCATGAATTGTCCGAAGCCAGTACACCCTGTACAGCCGGCGGAGCCTGACAGCCGCCGCACACCGTATCCTCCACGCAGGTCCAGCCGCCGATTGTGCTGATGTCATATTCATTCAAACCGTTTGCTATCGTAAAAGCAGTTGAAATCCACATGATCGAGTTGGCGTCATCGCATACTCTCAGCCAATACCGAGAAGGCAGAGGAGTTCCTGTCACGATTGTGAAGGCCGGATCTGTTAGAAATCCCCCTGCGCAACCCAACATTTCCTCACCATTGAGAAGTAGACTATTGAAGTTGCATTCATTAAATCCTTCGCCAACCACCGGCTGAACGTCATCAGCCGTCGGACCGTTGTTGTTCGCATCCCAGAAAATCTGAACGGTCTTCGTCCCGTCCGGATAACCCGTGCCGCCCACACAAGCGTCCGCCAGCTCGCAGCCCGTGTTGTAAATAATCGCATTGAATTGCGCGTTTGCCAATCCTGAAACCAGCAAGATGCATCCGGCGAAAAGCAATGTCTTAAACTTCATCACATAACCTCCAAAGCAAAAAACTTCTCACGAGATGGACACGTACGGAACTCAAGTCGAGTCGCCGGGGTATAGGAAACAGAACGGCCATTCAGCCCGGTCGGGCAATGCCAGTCCGCCTCAGGAACAGGGGAATTCCCATTCCTCCAGACGAAAAATACAAATTTCCGCGCCATGTCTTGCAAATCCTCGCTCAGGTATTTATATTCTATTGATTTAGACAAATGATATAACCCCCGGCACAGTATCGAAACCATGCAGGGCATAGAAAGATAACCAATTCTTGTGAAGCAGTCAACCCTCACGACCCCGCAAGTTCTACGAAAATCAACTGTTGAGATGTTCAAACTCCGTTTACAAGATTTCCTGGATTCCCCCGCAGGCCTGTTTCAGGTGCATCGTCTGCCACTTTGGCTGACCCTACTGTTCACATCTGTTTTTACTGTGCTTAGCGTCGCAGCACCCAAGAAGGCCGCTGACTTCACCGGACGTGGTCTCTCTGCCCCACTTTGGAGCCTGGATGACCGCTTCATCGCCTACACGACAGCCGATCAGGACGAACTCTATGTCGTTGAACTTAACGAGATAAAGGCGAAGCAAAGTTTGTACCGGGTCGCTAATCTTGAAGGCGTCGGGCGGCGCTTCGTTTTCTCCCCCGGAGAGGAGCGAATAGTCTATCGCAGCATCGCCGCTGCCATCAAGGGCCGCCCCGACCGGCTGGTCTCCTGCTCCTTCTACCAGCAGGACAACACCATGCTGACCGGAAACTCCAGCCCGATTCTTGGCCCTTATTTGATTGAAAACAAGGTTATGTACCGCGAAAATCTGACCGCCCCGCTGAAAACTTTGGACAACCAACCTTGGGACAAGGGCGTTTATCTGGATAACGGTGAACTGACCGTCACCAACACGGACGGCAAGACCGTCTTTAAGTCCGGTTCAGGTGAAGAGGTCAGAGGCTTTGAGATTTCTCCCGACGGCGAAACAGTCGCGGCCGTGTTACAGACGGGGACAAAGAAAACCGTTCGCTTGATTCAAATTTCATCGGGCAATGTAATTGACCTTGGCGAGGGCCGCTGGCCATCGTGGTCAGCCGACGGTAACCGGGTTGTAATTCTGCGCGACAAGCCTGACATCGAATACGCCGAACTGATTGTCCACGATCTCACCGTTGGCCAGTCCCGGTCCGTCATGGGAATCAACCAGTTTTGGCCGGACGAACCCGCCTTGAACCGTGACGGCACACGCGTCGCGTTTGTCCACAACGGTGAAATCTACATCACGGAAGTCACAGGATTCTGAGACTGTCTCCCGCACGGTTTTTCGAGGGTCAAACAGCCCGGCAATCACCAACAGATGATTGACATAAAAAAGCCCGCACGGATGCGGGCTTTTTCCTTTCTGACCGGGACCACTACGCGCTTTGCAGACAAATCTCCCGCAGCGCGTTTGCCAAAATCTCATTCTGTTCCGGTGTGCCGATAGTGATTCGCACACAATGCGGCAGCATGAACCCGCGCAGAGGACGAACGATGACACCGCGTTTCTCGAGTTCCTCTGAAAACTTCAGCGCTTGCGCTTCCGTCTCAAACGGCAGCATGAAGAAGTTCGCCGCCGATGGAATATACTTCAAGCCGAGCTCGTCGTAAATCTTCGGCATCAGCTCGCGTCCTTTGCGATTCGTGTCCTGAGTTAATTTCAGAAACTCGGTGTCCTCCAGCGCGCCCGCTCCGGCGGCTTGCGCCACAATGGAGGGTTCGAACGGCAGCTTGACCTTGAGCACGTTGCGGCACAAGTCTTCATGGCAAAAGCCGTAGCCGATGCGCACCGCCGCCAATCCGTACGCCTTCGAGAATGTCCGCAGCGTAATCACGTTGTCCAGCCGGTAGGTCATCGAGTCGGGGTAGTCCGGAAAATCCTCGGCGAACTCACAGTACGCTTCGTCGAGTATAACCAGCGTCTTATCGGGCACCTTCGTCATAAAGTGCTCGAATTCCTGCCTTGTAAAATACGTGCCGGTCGGATTATTCGGATTTGCAAGATAAATGATTTTCGTTTTCGGCGTAATCTCCTTGGCCATCGCCTCGAGGTCAAACGCGAAATTCTTCAGCGGAACAGTAATCATTTTCACACCGCGCGACCATGCCGCGACGTAAATGCCGATGAATGTGCCCTCCGCAGTCAGCACCTCTTCGTCGTCGCACATGAACGTGCGAACGATGTTAGCCAGAATGGATTCCGACCCGTTTCCGACAACCACATTGTCCAGCTTCACTTCATAAAGTTTGGCCAGCCTGTTCCGCAGCATCAACCCGCCATCGGGATAAATGTTGATGTCGTGATAGGAGTCCTTCGAAGCGGCAATTCCTTTCGGCGAAGACCCGATGGGATTCTCATTCGATGCAAGCTTGATAATGTCCT includes these proteins:
- a CDS encoding PD40 domain-containing protein, which gives rise to MHRLPLWLTLLFTSVFTVLSVAAPKKAADFTGRGLSAPLWSLDDRFIAYTTADQDELYVVELNEIKAKQSLYRVANLEGVGRRFVFSPGEERIVYRSIAAAIKGRPDRLVSCSFYQQDNTMLTGNSSPILGPYLIENKVMYRENLTAPLKTLDNQPWDKGVYLDNGELTVTNTDGKTVFKSGSGEEVRGFEISPDGETVAAVLQTGTKKTVRLIQISSGNVIDLGEGRWPSWSADGNRVVILRDKPDIEYAELIVHDLTVGQSRSVMGINQFWPDEPALNRDGTRVAFVHNGEIYITEVTGF
- a CDS encoding histidinol-phosphate transaminase; translation: MTLVPPYIESLIPYKPGKSPEQIREQYGLKDIIKLASNENPIGSSPKGIAASKDSYHDINIYPDGGLMLRNRLAKLYEVKLDNVVVGNGSESILANIVRTFMCDDEEVLTAEGTFIGIYVAAWSRGVKMITVPLKNFAFDLEAMAKEITPKTKIIYLANPNNPTGTYFTRQEFEHFMTKVPDKTLVILDEAYCEFAEDFPDYPDSMTYRLDNVITLRTFSKAYGLAAVRIGYGFCHEDLCRNVLKVKLPFEPSIVAQAAGAGALEDTEFLKLTQDTNRKGRELMPKIYDELGLKYIPSAANFFMLPFETEAQALKFSEELEKRGVIVRPLRGFMLPHCVRITIGTPEQNEILANALREICLQSA